AGCTCAAAGAGGTATCAGACTTAGCTTACTCTGGCATTCGTGACAACTTCCACTACTGGGCCAGTCCTGAGGGCTCCATGCACTTCATGCGCTGTCCCCCTGTTATCTTTGGCCGCCTGCTCCGTGATGAAAACCTTCACGTACTCAATGAGGACCAGGCTCTCAGCGCACTCATCAATTGGGTATATTTCCGGAAGGAGGAACGGGAGAAGTATTTCAAGAAGTTCTTCAATTACATCAGTCTCAATGCTGTCTCCAACAAGACATTGGTGTTTGCCAGCAACAAGCTGATGGGCATGGAGAACACCTCATCCCATGCAACACTGATTGAGAGTGTCCTGATGGACCGTAAGCAGGAGCGGCCATGCAGCCTGCTGGTCTACCAGCGGAAAGGGGCCCTGCTCGATTCAGTGGTCATCCTCGGTGGCCAGAAGGCCCATGGCCAGTTCAACGATGGAGTGTTTGCctatatcatccaggagaacctGTGGATAAAGCTCTCTGACATGCCTTATCGGGCGGCAGCACTTAGTGCCACCTCTGCTGGTCGCTACATCTACATCTCTGGTGGCACCACTGAGCAGATTTCAGGGCTGAAGACGGCCTGGCGGTATGACATGGATGACAACTCCTGGACCAAGTTGCCCGACCTGCCCATCGGGCTTGTCTTCCACACCATGGTGACCTGCGGGGGGACAGTGTATTCAGTGGGCGGGAGCATTGCCCCAAGGCGGTATGTCTCCAACATATATCGCTATGATGAGCGGAAGGAAGTCTGGTGCCTGGCAGGGAAGATGAGCATCCCCATGGATGGCACCGCCGTGATCACGAAAGGCGACCGGCATCTGTACATTGTCACTGGACGGTGCTTGGTGAAAGGTTATATCTCCCGGGTCGGGGTAGTGGACTGCTTTGACACCAACACCGGGGATGTGGTCCAGTGTATCACTTTCCCCATTGAGTTCAACCACCGGCCCCTGCTCTCTTTCCAACAAGACAACATCCTCTGCGTGCACAGCCACCGGCAGAGCGTGGAAATCAATCTGCAGAAGGTAAAGGCCAGCAAGACAACCACCTCAGTGCCTCTCTTGCCCAACAACTGCCCTTTGGATGTGTCCCATGCTATATGCTCCATTGGAGACAACAAGGTGTTTGTATGTGGGGGTGTCACCACCGCCAGCGACGTCCAGACAAAGGACTACACCATCAATCCAAATGCCTTCTTGCTGGACCAAAAGACAGGCGAGTGGAAGACCCTGGCTCCCCCACCAGAGGCACTGGACTGTCCTGCCTGCTGTCTAGCCAAGCTACCTTGCAAGattcttcaaagaatttaaacaacattttaagtGGGAGAATAAGTAAATGCATTATTATTCACAATTTaatgagaaagagaggaagatggCCTGTTGGTTCCTTCTTACTGTTCCAGTCCACACTTGGTCCTGAAGTTGGAGATCCTGGGTAGGGCTGCTTCGCAGTGGGTGGAAACTCAAGGCCACTATGTCACTGGAGGTCTCCAACAGGGGCTGGAAAGGAACCCCTGGTGGGTGGGACAGGCCTCTCCCAGGCCTGGCCAAGGCAATGTCTGTCTCCTATTCTCTATCCCTGTGGTCACCTCTCAGGCTTCTGTTAGATTGACAGGTAAACATCGCTGAGAGCTGTGAAGCATTGAGCTCCTCTAGTACCCACTTCCCTTGGGTCTTCCGTGAAAGTAGGAGAGGACCTGTCCCAGGTCTGAAAGAGGAACCTCATGGCCAGGAGGGAGAAGGTGATCTAGGCAAGGCACAGAAAAGAGGGCAGAAGGAACGGGAGAGGCAAGGTGGCTTGGCTACTATATTTGCCTATGCAGCTATGGTAGTTTGTGTCTCATTTGTGGGCAAGATGGAGGTTTCTTACAATTGTTTCTAGTAAGCCAGTTACATTGATTACTTTCTCCAGGAATGTGAGCCTGAGGGACTGGGGATTAAAGAAAGGCCagtaaagggagaagaaagaaacatatatcttggccgggcatggtgtcccagcactttggaaggcagagacacgaggatcacctgagcccaggagtttgagaccagcctgggcaataaagcgagACCCCATTTCAAGTATAAAaagcagatcactaggtcaggagatcgagaccatcatggctaacacagtgaaaccctgtctctactaaaaatacaaaaaattagccaggcatggtggcacacgcctgtagtctcagctactcaggaagctgaagcaagagaattgcttaaacccaggaggcagaggttgcagtgagctgagatcaggccactgcactccagtctgagtgacagagtgaaactccatctcaaaaataagaagaaagaaagaaagaaacatgtatCCCTAGTAGAGAGAAGCTGTGGGGTAAGGCGAGATGCCAGAATGCTGTAAGAGTTAGGGCAGGGGACCAGATGGCCTGGTTTGAATGAATAACCAGTTCCATCCCTTACTGGGTGAtcctgggcaaattacttaacatcTCAGTGTCTTCTTCCTCATCCATAAAAGGAGGATAATAAGTGAGCCTACCTCATAGAGTGGAATGTCAAATAACTTAATACATGGCTGGGCGTGGCCacgacgggcggatcacctgaggatgggagttcaagaccagcctgaccaacatggtaaaaccccgtcttaaaaaaaaaaaaaaaaaaaaaaaacttaatacaTGAAAAATGCCTAGGACAGTCCCTGTATATATTAAAGTGCTACATAagtacttttgttgttgttgttttttgagatggagtctcgctctgtcacccaggctggagtgcagtggtgcaatcttggctcactgtaacctctacctcctgggttcaagtgattctcctacctcagcctcccaagtagctgggattacaggcgtgcaccaccacacctggctaatttttgtatttttagtagagacggggtttcactatgttggccagactggtcttgaactcccgaccttaggtaatccacccatctcagcctcccaaagtgctgggattaaaggtgtgagctgccacacctggccagtacttttttaaaagggggaaaaagggtCAGACAAGGGTCCTGATTCTTGAGACTTTACATTAAGTAAGTCCCCATAAAATGCTCTTTGAGACTCCCTGACTCAAAGTGTTGGTGAGCTTcccacagtttttgtttttttttttgttttttttttgacatggagttttgctcttgtcatctagactagagtgcaatggtgtggtctccgctcactgcaacctctgcctcccaggttcaagcgattctcctgcctcagcctccagagtagctgggattacaggcatgcaccactgcacctggctaatttttttttttttttttgagatggagtctggctcttgtcacccaggctggagtgcaattgcacgatactggctcactgcaacctctgcctcctgggtttaagcgattctcctacctccgcctcccaagtagctggatcacaggtgcccgccaccacacccagctaatttttgtgtttttagtagagatggggtttcaccatgttggctaggcaggtctcaaactctggccttgtgatctgcccaccccagcctcccaaagtgctgagattacaggcatgagccattgtacctttttttccctttcatttttttgtatattcacatGTAATCCTCAACAATTTAGAAGAAATTTACCAACTACTTGAAAACAATATGTAATCCTCATTCaaccatccattcacccactcatttattaatttactcatccattcattcattaattcatatgCATGTGCACCCTCACACCCTGTTCACCAAGGCCTCTCTGTGCCAGGTCCCTGTTCCTGGGCTGGAGCCACAGGCATGACACAGGTAATCCACCTGACAGGGAAGGGAGTATCTATACCAGTGCCATGCGCCAGGAATGCAGTGCAAGCCACATAAGTAACTTAAACTTATCTAGTAGCCacattagaaaagtaaaaagaaaccagtgaaattaataatttattttatttaacccaatatatcaaaaatattatcagttaagtatatattcaatataaaaatttattagtcaacattcttttatttttccatatgaagTCATTGGAATTccgtattttatttatttatttatttattttaagatgggatttcaccatattggtcaggctggtcttgaactcctgacctcaggtgatccacccacctcagcctcccaaagtgctgggattacaggcgtgagccactgagcccggctggAATTCCATATTTTACATTACAGGACAGCTTAATTCAGTTTAAACcctgttggtcttgaactcctgggctcaagtgatcctcttacctcagcctcccaaagtgctggaattaaaggtgtgagccaccatgcctggccaaataaataaatttcctttcatagaaatttattttccattaaatGGAAATGGTCCTTTCATCAAGACACCAATACCAAAGGAGGGTTTCCTGCCTCTGTCTTACTTATACAACGTTTCTGCTCAGGTGTGAAGTCTGGTGTTAAAACTGGGGCATTTCAGTCCAAGTTGGATTGTCcagaaatgcaaaatagtacaaTGGAATGATGACATGTTTTTTAAAGCCTatggagatataattcacataccatatgattcactcatttaaagtatatagccagaggtggtggatcatgcctgtaatcctaacactttgggagtcctaggcgggaggatcacctgaggccagtaaTTCAAGGTCAAGGTTAACAGtaagccatgatcctgccactgcactccagcctgggtgacagagtgagaccccatctctaaataaatatacaactcAATGGCTTTGGGTATATTCACAGAGCTGTGCAATcattaccacaatcaattttCGAAGATTTTCACTgtccccaaaaagaaaccctgcacCCCTAGTGTCACATCTAACTCCCCTATCTTTCCAGCcataggcaaccactaatctactctcTGTAAATAGCGATTTTCtgattttggacatttcatataaatggaatcatgtaacaTGACCTTCTGTCCGGCTTCTTTCACCTTCACTTCCTtcacaaaatgtttttaaggttcatatACACTGAAGCATGTGTTAGTACTtcgtttctttttattgctgaataaggatatacaacattttgtttatctgttcaacagctgatgaacatttggattatttccactttttggctatcatgaataatgaTTCTTTGAAtgttcatgtacaagtttttatatggatgtatgctttcatttctcttgggtatatatacctaggagtgggattgctagattgtatagtaactctgtgtttaaccatttgaggaactgccaggctattttccaaagcaatggcaacagctgggtgcagtggctcatgcctgtaatcccagcactttgggaggctgaggtgggcagatcacctgaggtcaggagttcaagaccagcctgaccaatatggtgaaaccccatctaataaaaaaaaaaaaaaaaaaagcaatggcatcattttatatttccactagcaatgtatgagggttccaatttctctgtatcctcactAACACTTTATCTGTTTTTCCAAACACATCCATTCTAGGGAGTGTGAtttggcatctcattgtggttttgatttgcacttccctaatgGCTACTGGATAGCGAGTATCTTTCAATGCTCTGATTTGTTAAGAGTATGTTAGGAAATATCTGCTACCAAGCATGTCCTCTGTATTTTCACCACTCTCAGCAATGAGAAAGAGCTCCTGTTCACTCATGTCTAGTtgcatattttgtattatttatttatttatttatttatttattttatttctttctttagagacggagtctcgccccatcacccaggctgaagtgcaatggtgtgatagctcactgtgacctccacctcccaggttcaagtgattctcttgcctcagcctctcaagtagctagaattacaagtgtgctACCATGTCCGGCGAACTTTTTGtctttaggagagatggggtttcactatgttggccaggctggtctcgaattccttacctcatgatccacccaccttggcctcccaaagtgctgggattacaggcatgagccaccacgactggcctaTCTGGCATCATTTAAAGTATGAAGTTCCACATTTACTTCCAAAAGATCAGTGTTACATCTTTGAACCAAAGGAAATATATCACATGTAAGTTAGAATGCTTATTCAGACTCGTgggaaacattttaaatcttttttattacGACTATAACACACACATAGAAAAGCAAATGATAC
The sequence above is a segment of the Saimiri boliviensis isolate mSaiBol1 chromosome 2, mSaiBol1.pri, whole genome shotgun sequence genome. Coding sequences within it:
- the CCIN gene encoding calicin, which encodes MKLEFTEKNYNSFVLQNLNRQRKRKEYWDMALSVDHHVFFAHRNVLAAVSPLVRSLISSNDMKTTDELFITIDSSYLSPVTVDQLLDYFYSGKVVISEQNVEELLRAAQYFNTPRLRIHCNDFLIKSIRRANCLRYLFLAELFELKEVSDLAYSGIRDNFHYWASPEGSMHFMRCPPVIFGRLLRDENLHVLNEDQALSALINWVYFRKEEREKYFKKFFNYISLNAVSNKTLVFASNKLMGMENTSSHATLIESVLMDRKQERPCSLLVYQRKGALLDSVVILGGQKAHGQFNDGVFAYIIQENLWIKLSDMPYRAAALSATSAGRYIYISGGTTEQISGLKTAWRYDMDDNSWTKLPDLPIGLVFHTMVTCGGTVYSVGGSIAPRRYVSNIYRYDERKEVWCLAGKMSIPMDGTAVITKGDRHLYIVTGRCLVKGYISRVGVVDCFDTNTGDVVQCITFPIEFNHRPLLSFQQDNILCVHSHRQSVEINLQKVKASKTTTSVPLLPNNCPLDVSHAICSIGDNKVFVCGGVTTASDVQTKDYTINPNAFLLDQKTGEWKTLAPPPEALDCPACCLAKLPCKILQRI